In a single window of the Acidobacteriota bacterium genome:
- a CDS encoding alpha/beta hydrolase — translation MRSTNRIFTTAVIAFLFTSQFAIGQVASRRSSPKASAACSAAWTGTVTYRRSQSQSETKTVERVSGRGQDTRSWEMKYEYNARVSVVESVEQNGSSTGRATINHSFSSIEKVDAVEKNSCDRGKTWKDMRGTSTSKTIASANATETANVSIGVNDDGTYSVSVGLPQIRGQVSGETTSSYSGQCTPKEGKTLTSPRSETTIDGNSLTSDGTDRVDPSDPNRISGSYTLSLPGNVAETITWNLQKCGAPLRITDLRFEQMKFPNWDDWHEVSEQAGTIDGNFVKIKATVLNASGESKSGTVRFKETYKGDKWDGSRPDAALSDAETSFRLDAGEEREIEMIWDSSGYSWYDDGRPRYLQRIKAELEEKGKKIDEMTRNLKVAPKPLVLVHGLWSNWKAWETWQNILTTAHSYDWKAFPVGEKPDKGVMNTGGSFLSTQPTNSIAENARELEKYIKYAQEDRNAWHVDIVAHSMGGLISRYYISQIMDARSPDGRPKVSHLIMLGTPNMGSPCADVMDLAFELTGNRVEAVRQLRQDHAEGFNRINTARKGVKFSALAGNPLPTMCKSVVWNDGVVSVPSAKWIISDTAESKNLHTDLTGTTDFSNFVKPRLAIGPKGNHNPAAPEAPQAASLIEGDERTPLRPRSYGAAMPWFAVDGPGIVPSVRSDPFARSVDVAAKQTVEIELPVAAASNFGVTFMADPAISVALINANGQVVGRDDAGSPGSRSWFRSLFYDKPTSAASWKLKIENTGEGEHRIVVTTWTDAPR, via the coding sequence ATGAGATCAACGAACCGAATCTTTACCACCGCAGTTATAGCGTTTCTTTTCACTTCCCAATTCGCGATCGGCCAGGTCGCGAGCCGACGTTCAAGCCCCAAAGCCTCAGCGGCCTGTTCTGCTGCATGGACCGGAACGGTCACCTATCGGCGATCACAGTCCCAAAGCGAAACAAAAACGGTCGAACGGGTATCCGGACGAGGCCAAGACACCCGAAGTTGGGAGATGAAATACGAATACAATGCCCGCGTTTCGGTGGTTGAATCCGTTGAGCAAAACGGCTCAAGCACAGGTCGAGCGACGATCAACCATTCGTTTTCATCGATTGAAAAAGTGGACGCAGTCGAAAAGAACTCCTGTGACCGCGGCAAAACGTGGAAGGATATGCGGGGCACGTCAACCTCAAAGACGATCGCTAGCGCAAATGCCACGGAAACTGCCAATGTTTCGATCGGCGTTAATGATGACGGCACATATTCCGTTAGCGTCGGATTGCCCCAAATACGCGGCCAGGTAAGCGGCGAAACGACCTCCAGCTACAGCGGTCAATGTACGCCGAAAGAGGGTAAGACGCTAACTTCGCCGAGGTCCGAAACCACGATCGATGGAAACTCATTGACGAGCGATGGCACCGATCGGGTCGACCCGAGCGATCCGAACCGTATTTCCGGATCTTATACTCTTAGCCTTCCGGGAAATGTCGCCGAGACCATCACTTGGAATCTCCAAAAATGCGGTGCACCGCTTCGGATAACAGATCTCCGCTTCGAACAAATGAAATTCCCTAATTGGGATGATTGGCATGAGGTTTCGGAACAGGCAGGAACCATCGACGGCAACTTCGTAAAGATCAAAGCTACAGTATTGAATGCTTCAGGCGAATCGAAGAGCGGCACGGTGAGATTTAAAGAAACATATAAAGGCGACAAATGGGACGGCTCACGGCCCGACGCGGCTCTTTCAGACGCTGAAACCTCGTTCAGACTGGACGCAGGCGAAGAGCGAGAGATCGAGATGATCTGGGACTCGTCCGGATATTCCTGGTATGACGATGGACGGCCGCGGTATTTACAGCGGATCAAAGCTGAGCTTGAGGAAAAGGGGAAAAAGATCGATGAGATGACCAGGAATCTAAAGGTGGCGCCAAAACCGCTGGTGTTGGTTCATGGTTTATGGAGCAATTGGAAGGCATGGGAAACTTGGCAGAATATCCTCACAACAGCGCATTCATATGACTGGAAAGCATTTCCCGTCGGCGAAAAACCGGATAAAGGCGTCATGAACACGGGCGGTTCGTTTCTATCTACACAGCCGACGAATTCGATCGCCGAGAATGCCCGGGAGTTGGAGAAATATATCAAATACGCTCAGGAAGACCGCAACGCATGGCATGTGGACATAGTCGCCCACTCAATGGGCGGTCTTATCTCGCGGTACTACATATCCCAGATCATGGACGCCCGGTCGCCGGACGGACGCCCTAAGGTCTCGCATTTGATAATGCTGGGAACGCCGAACATGGGTTCACCGTGTGCAGACGTAATGGACCTTGCGTTTGAACTGACCGGAAACAGGGTCGAGGCTGTCAGGCAGCTTCGTCAGGATCATGCAGAGGGCTTTAACCGCATCAACACGGCGCGCAAAGGTGTGAAATTCTCCGCTCTCGCGGGCAATCCTCTGCCGACAATGTGCAAGTCCGTGGTATGGAATGACGGCGTCGTCTCGGTGCCTTCGGCTAAATGGATCATCAGCGATACCGCCGAATCTAAGAATCTTCACACCGATCTTACGGGCACGACCGATTTCTCTAATTTTGTGAAACCGCGATTGGCTATCGGCCCGAAAGGCAACCACAACCCTGCCGCTCCTGAAGCGCCCCAAGCCGCTAGTTTGATCGAGGGAGACGAAAGAACGCCGTTGCGGCCCCGAAGCTATGGAGCGGCTATGCCTTGGTTTGCCGTCGATGGTCCGGGCATCGTTCCGTCAGTACGCTCCGATCCTTTCGCGAGGTCAGTCGATGTCGCCGCGAAACAGACGGTCGAAATAGAGCTCCCCGTTGCGGCAGCGTCAAATTTCGGCGTTACGTTCATGGCCGACCCCGCTATCTCAGTTGCGCTGATCAACGCAAACGGACAAGTTGTTGGGCGGGATGATGCCGGATCGCCCGGATCGCGGAGTTGGTTCCGTTCCCTCTTCTATGACAAACCGACCTCCGCCGCATCATGGAAGCTGAAGATCGAAAATACCGGCGAGGGCGAACATCGAATCGTCGTCACGACATGGACTGACGCGCCGCGTTGA
- the bcp gene encoding thioredoxin-dependent thiol peroxidase has protein sequence MLNEGDKAPAFTTTNQDGTKVKLSDYKGKRVVLYFYPKDDTPGCTKEACSFRDSDDVYKKKGIVVLGVSVDDEKAHQKFISKYQLPFDLLADTDKSIVEAYGVWGEKSMYGKKYMGTHRKTFLIDEKGKIVKIFDKVKVAEHADEVLEAFGEK, from the coding sequence ATGCTCAACGAAGGCGATAAGGCACCTGCTTTTACGACGACCAACCAGGACGGCACGAAAGTAAAACTCAGTGACTATAAGGGAAAACGGGTCGTGTTGTATTTCTATCCGAAAGATGACACGCCCGGCTGCACAAAAGAGGCGTGTTCATTTCGCGATTCTGACGATGTTTACAAAAAGAAAGGTATTGTGGTTCTCGGCGTATCGGTCGATGACGAAAAAGCGCATCAGAAATTCATCTCCAAATATCAGTTGCCGTTCGATCTGTTAGCAGATACGGACAAAAGCATCGTTGAGGCCTACGGCGTTTGGGGCGAAAAATCGATGTACGGCAAAAAGTATATGGGCACGCACCGTAAGACCTTTTTGATCGACGAAAAAGGCAAGATCGTGAAGATCTTTGACAAGGTAAAGGTCGCGGAGCACGCCGATGAGGTTTTGGAGGCTTTTGGTGAAAAGTAA
- a CDS encoding rhodanese-like domain-containing protein: MKSNSSIGVFILAVVAAALVSGCTSNSLPAYRAYANDADVPRINVDEAKKDVDAGIAVIVDARPEFAFKHERIADSLNVVWGSSEEAYGVLPKDKKIIVYCSCAAEHTSAALAYQMNQKGIANTYALVGGTAAWKNAGYPMASGD, translated from the coding sequence GTGAAAAGTAATTCTAGTATTGGCGTATTTATTTTGGCCGTCGTAGCAGCGGCTCTGGTTTCGGGTTGCACCAGCAACAGCTTGCCGGCATATCGTGCTTATGCAAACGACGCTGATGTTCCGCGGATCAACGTCGACGAAGCGAAAAAAGACGTCGATGCCGGCATTGCGGTGATCGTCGATGCAAGACCGGAATTCGCATTCAAGCACGAACGGATCGCCGATTCACTGAATGTTGTTTGGGGCTCATCTGAGGAGGCTTACGGGGTTTTGCCGAAAGACAAGAAGATAATCGTCTACTGTTCCTGTGCGGCTGAGCACACGAGCGCGGCACTCGCTTACCAAATGAACCAAAAAGGCATAGCAAATACGTACGCCTTGGTCGGCGGCACGGCGGCATGGAAGAACGCCGGATATCCGATGGCAAGCGGAGATTAG
- the wecB gene encoding UDP-N-acetylglucosamine 2-epimerase (non-hydrolyzing) — protein sequence MLKVILVAGARPNFMKVAPIYAEMKRRPDEFAPLIVHTGQHYDAAMSNAFFDDLKMPRPDIYLGVGSASHAVQTAKIMTEFEPVAIEHQPDWVVVVGDVNSTIACALVCAKLGIRVAHVEAGLRSRDRTMPEEINRILTDSISDLLLTTSQDADENLAAEGIPAEKIRFVGNVMIDSLLDHLRLSEDSSIRSDLGINAKDYAVLTLHRPSNVDQIETFSGIADALIEIAERLPIVFPVHPRTRAKIEEFGLNGKLSDADIMLVEPLGYLDFMRLYSGARLVLTDSGGLQEETTVLGIPCLTLRNNTERPITIEMGTNVLVGTDRHVIVEAAMKVMDRSSTDSDTKIPPLWDGKAAGRICDELLRF from the coding sequence ATGCTTAAGGTCATTCTCGTAGCGGGGGCACGCCCAAATTTCATGAAGGTCGCGCCGATCTATGCCGAGATGAAACGGCGGCCCGACGAGTTTGCACCTTTGATCGTTCACACGGGCCAGCATTACGACGCGGCAATGTCGAATGCATTTTTTGATGATCTGAAAATGCCGCGGCCTGATATTTACCTCGGCGTCGGATCGGCATCGCATGCAGTTCAAACCGCCAAGATAATGACAGAGTTTGAGCCTGTTGCGATTGAACATCAGCCCGACTGGGTCGTTGTCGTCGGCGATGTCAATTCGACAATCGCGTGTGCCTTGGTCTGTGCAAAGCTGGGCATCCGCGTAGCACACGTCGAGGCAGGCCTGCGTTCGCGGGATCGAACAATGCCGGAAGAGATCAACCGGATCCTGACCGATTCCATCTCTGATCTGCTGTTGACAACGTCTCAAGATGCCGATGAGAATCTCGCTGCTGAGGGAATACCGGCTGAGAAAATTAGATTCGTCGGCAACGTGATGATCGATTCCCTGCTCGATCATCTAAGACTCAGCGAAGATTCGAGTATTCGAAGCGATCTTGGCATCAACGCAAAAGATTACGCGGTGCTCACGCTTCACCGCCCATCGAATGTTGACCAAATAGAGACCTTCTCCGGCATTGCTGATGCTCTGATCGAGATCGCTGAGAGGCTGCCGATCGTGTTTCCTGTGCATCCGCGGACTCGAGCAAAGATCGAGGAATTTGGCCTCAATGGCAAACTCTCCGATGCCGACATAATGTTGGTCGAGCCGCTCGGTTACCTCGATTTTATGCGTCTTTACAGCGGAGCAAGGCTAGTGTTGACTGATTCGGGCGGATTGCAGGAAGAGACGACGGTGTTGGGCATTCCGTGCCTTACTCTTCGCAATAATACTGAACGGCCGATAACGATAGAGATGGGAACTAACGTCTTGGTCGGGACGGACCGTCACGTGATCGTTGAAGCCGCGATGAAGGTAATGGACCGTTCATCGACCGATTCGGACACAAAAATACCGCCGCTCTGGGATGGCAAAGCGGCGGGGCGTATTTGCGACGAATTGCTAAGGTTCTAA
- a CDS encoding nucleotide sugar dehydrogenase — translation MLKDQLIGLINDRNARVGVIGLGYVGLPLIVEFALKDFDCIGFEVDTKKSHEINNGRSYIVDVPDEKVHKCVSSGKLAATTDFSRLNECDVIIICVPTPLRKTKDPDMSYILTAGGEICNYMRPGQLIILESTTYPGTTDEVLQPMFEEKGFVLDRDFLLAFSPERVDPGNPQFQTHNIPKVVGGVSDDSTAAASALYSQIVDTVHEVSSARVAEAAKLWENTFRAINIGMANEMAKVCNALGIDTWEVVRAAATKPFGFMPFFPGPGIGGHCIPLDPHYLSWKARQHGFDSQFISLAEQINSTMPNYVVELASTALNDDKKAVNGSRILILGVAYKKDIDDMRESPALSIIDLLRADGADVVYHDPFVPEVTFDHAYTIGDGEPLFNSELTDEIISGADCVIICTEHSNVDYDRVCSLAKLVVDTRNALSNDVRDGASARIVRL, via the coding sequence ATGCTGAAAGACCAGTTGATCGGACTTATTAATGACCGTAATGCGCGTGTCGGCGTTATCGGGCTCGGCTATGTCGGGCTGCCGCTGATCGTCGAATTTGCTCTTAAAGACTTTGATTGCATCGGTTTTGAGGTCGATACAAAGAAGTCGCATGAGATAAACAACGGACGTTCATATATCGTTGACGTTCCTGATGAGAAAGTACACAAATGTGTCTCGTCCGGAAAACTCGCAGCGACAACAGATTTTAGCCGTCTGAATGAATGCGACGTCATCATCATTTGCGTCCCTACGCCGCTTCGCAAAACTAAGGATCCGGATATGTCCTACATCCTCACCGCGGGCGGCGAGATATGTAATTACATGCGTCCGGGACAGTTGATCATCTTGGAATCGACGACATACCCGGGGACAACTGACGAGGTCCTACAACCTATGTTCGAGGAAAAGGGTTTTGTGCTCGACCGTGATTTTCTGCTCGCGTTCTCGCCCGAACGCGTTGATCCGGGCAACCCGCAGTTTCAGACGCACAACATTCCCAAGGTCGTCGGAGGTGTTTCGGACGATTCGACCGCTGCAGCATCGGCGCTTTATTCGCAGATCGTTGACACGGTGCACGAAGTCTCCAGCGCACGTGTTGCCGAGGCCGCTAAGCTTTGGGAAAACACCTTCCGTGCGATAAACATCGGCATGGCGAACGAAATGGCGAAGGTTTGCAACGCTCTCGGTATCGACACTTGGGAGGTCGTTCGTGCCGCGGCGACAAAGCCTTTCGGTTTTATGCCGTTCTTTCCGGGGCCGGGAATCGGCGGCCATTGCATCCCGCTTGATCCGCATTATCTTTCGTGGAAAGCAAGGCAGCATGGTTTTGATTCACAGTTCATCTCGCTTGCTGAGCAGATAAATTCAACGATGCCTAATTACGTCGTCGAACTGGCATCCACTGCCTTAAATGATGACAAGAAAGCAGTCAACGGCTCGAGGATATTGATCCTCGGAGTTGCATACAAGAAAGACATTGACGATATGCGCGAGTCACCTGCTCTTTCGATCATCGATCTGCTGCGTGCCGATGGAGCCGATGTCGTTTACCATGACCCGTTCGTACCTGAAGTGACCTTCGATCACGCGTATACGATCGGTGATGGAGAGCCGTTATTCAACTCCGAATTGACCGATGAGATCATCTCAGGTGCTGATTGCGTGATCATCTGCACGGAACATTCCAACGTGGACTACGACCGTGTTTGCAGTTTGGCAAAACTCGTCGTTGATACACGCAACGCTCTGTCTAATGACGTTCGCGACGGTGCATCGGCCAGGATCGTGAGGCTGTAA
- a CDS encoding UbiA family prenyltransferase, whose protein sequence is MAGFLNKLKTTLEMIKFEHTLFALPFAFLGAILAAEGIPAWNQLLWITVAMVGARSAAMTFNRIADRDIDAQNPRTSNRELPSGKLSVGFAWIFLGVSIAVFVFAAYMLNWLTFALSPIALLIVLGYSYAKRFTAFAHFFLGIALAIAPSAAWIAVRGTLDSEVPVLLSLFVMMWTAGFDVLYACQDQEFDRKAGLRSIPARFGVKNSLWIARLFHLQAFVVLVLLYSVAELSWPSLIGVIAVGALLIYQHTLVKADDLSRMNAAFFTTNAFVSIILLITFGGAVLFRP, encoded by the coding sequence ATGGCGGGCTTTTTGAACAAGCTGAAAACAACGCTCGAGATGATCAAGTTCGAGCACACTCTCTTTGCACTTCCCTTCGCATTTCTTGGCGCGATCCTCGCCGCGGAAGGCATACCGGCATGGAACCAACTGCTTTGGATCACGGTGGCAATGGTCGGGGCACGCTCGGCCGCGATGACTTTCAACCGCATCGCGGACCGGGACATTGACGCGCAAAATCCGCGTACATCGAACCGCGAACTGCCAAGCGGGAAACTCTCCGTAGGGTTTGCATGGATCTTTTTGGGTGTGTCGATCGCGGTTTTTGTCTTTGCAGCGTATATGCTCAACTGGCTGACGTTCGCTCTGTCGCCGATCGCTTTGCTGATCGTTCTCGGTTACTCATACGCAAAACGCTTTACTGCATTCGCACATTTTTTCCTAGGGATCGCTCTCGCGATCGCTCCGTCCGCAGCCTGGATCGCGGTACGCGGAACTTTGGACAGTGAAGTTCCCGTGCTTCTTTCGCTTTTCGTGATGATGTGGACGGCCGGATTCGACGTGCTCTATGCATGCCAGGATCAGGAGTTTGACCGCAAAGCGGGATTGCGGTCGATACCGGCACGATTTGGCGTCAAAAATTCGCTGTGGATCGCACGGCTCTTTCACCTGCAGGCGTTCGTCGTGCTGGTCCTGCTTTATTCCGTCGCAGAACTCAGTTGGCCGTCGCTCATCGGAGTCATCGCCGTTGGAGCCTTGCTGATCTATCAACACACCCTCGTGAAGGCAGACGACCTTAGCAGAATGAATGCCGCATTTTTCACGACAAACGCTTTCGTAAGCATCATCTTGCTGATAACATTCGGCGGAGCGGTCCTCTTCAGGCCATGA
- a CDS encoding Crp/Fnr family transcriptional regulator — protein MRQLLDNISPELSSRLIETGHKHSYHIDQRIFAEGEAADFLPIVISGAVKMIRSLEPGKEVIIGIFRAGEMFAVPPVFDGAPYPSTAVAIEETILLNIGRRDFIQLLKESSEFALAVIAWTCEMLREKSAIIHNLATASPEHRVGNVLIKLTEAQEPAFPLKISVRRQDIAEMASLTTETTIRVVRRFADLGYLRIVHGKILIDDVAPLRQFLRG, from the coding sequence ATGAGACAACTCCTCGACAACATCAGCCCTGAATTGAGCTCGAGATTGATCGAGACCGGACACAAGCACTCTTACCATATCGACCAACGTATTTTTGCCGAGGGCGAGGCAGCTGATTTTTTACCAATAGTCATCTCCGGCGCAGTAAAAATGATCCGTTCGCTCGAACCGGGCAAAGAGGTGATAATCGGGATATTTCGTGCCGGCGAGATGTTTGCGGTGCCGCCTGTGTTTGATGGTGCTCCGTATCCGTCAACTGCCGTCGCGATCGAGGAAACCATCCTGCTCAACATCGGCCGGCGTGACTTTATTCAGCTCTTGAAGGAATCGTCAGAATTCGCCCTTGCGGTGATCGCATGGACGTGCGAGATGCTGCGGGAAAAATCCGCGATCATACACAATCTCGCTACCGCATCGCCCGAGCATCGCGTCGGCAATGTCCTCATCAAGCTTACCGAGGCACAAGAACCTGCATTCCCGCTAAAGATCTCGGTTCGCCGCCAAGACATCGCCGAAATGGCAAGCCTTACCACCGAGACGACCATCCGCGTCGTCCGCCGATTTGCCGATCTCGGCTATCTTCGGATAGTCCACGGAAAGATCTTGATCGATGACGTCGCACCATTGCGGCAGTTTCTGCGAGGCTGA
- a CDS encoding group III truncated hemoglobin, which yields MKQDIETRGDIDLLMRVFYDRALSDDVIGYIFTDVAKLDLDGHLPIIGDFWETLLFKTGDYARRGRNPMEVHRQLHLKSAIEPKHFARWLELFTKSVDDNFDGPRADFIKMRAKAIAGRFQENLGLN from the coding sequence ATGAAACAGGACATCGAAACCCGTGGCGACATAGATCTGCTGATGCGTGTCTTTTACGATCGTGCGCTCAGCGACGACGTGATCGGCTACATATTTACTGACGTTGCAAAGCTCGACCTCGACGGGCATTTGCCGATCATCGGTGATTTTTGGGAGACGTTGCTTTTTAAAACGGGCGATTACGCACGCCGCGGCCGTAATCCGATGGAGGTGCATCGGCAGCTTCATCTCAAGTCCGCGATCGAACCGAAACATTTCGCGAGATGGCTCGAGCTATTCACGAAAAGTGTCGACGATAATTTCGACGGGCCGCGGGCGGACTTCATTAAGATGCGTGCAAAAGCTATCGCCGGTCGTTTTCAAGAGAATCTAGGTTTGAACTAG
- a CDS encoding nitric-oxide reductase large subunit encodes MKRLWIILFAVFIFSFGILGWVGSEIFRQAPPIPDAVVSTDGRVVIGAGQVLDGQNVWQAMGGMQVGSIWGHGSYVAPDWTADYLHRESIFILNSWSRSEFGREYESITSEQQAALRQRLQYLMRTNTYDEATGKISIDPLRAAAFEDNLAHYTNVFANGNAAYAIQRGAQADPVKLRHLTAFFFWTAWASAANRPDNTISYTSNFPAEPLVGNVPTSSAIVWTGVSVIMLIASIGAMVWFYAGWRKEDDHAETPDDDPLIGETLTPSQKATVKYFLVVSLLFLLQIVMGIITAHYGVEGGGFYGIPLSDYLPYVVSRTWHTQVGIFWIATAWLAAGLFISPYICGKEPKYQKLGVDVLFVALLIVVLGSMGGQWMSVMHKLGSGDMWFWFGHQGYEYVDLGRVWQAALFIGLLLWLFLIGRSAIPALRREGTNKSLVWLFMGTTAGIALFYAPGLFWGMRSHITVVEYWRWWVVHLWVEGFFEVFATVVIAFLFARLKVIKAEHAAQASLLSGAIYLSGGIIGTLHHLYFAGTPTIALAFGSVFSALEIVPLVFVGYEAFENIRHSKVKPWLAQYKWVVYFFVAVAFWNLVGAGIFGFMINPPIALYYMQGLNTTAVHAHGALYGVYGTLGLALLLFCMRAMQPERIWNTKLLGFAFWAINIGMLMEMLLSLLPIGLLQTYQSVSVGYWSARSPEFMQTDLMQGLRWMRIVGDTVFAVGAVAFVWFALNLMLTKGKYNIVEDN; translated from the coding sequence ATGAAAAGGCTTTGGATAATTCTATTTGCAGTATTTATTTTTTCATTCGGAATTTTGGGTTGGGTCGGTTCAGAGATCTTTCGACAGGCTCCGCCGATACCTGACGCAGTCGTTTCTACAGATGGACGGGTCGTAATAGGCGCCGGGCAGGTGCTAGATGGCCAAAACGTTTGGCAGGCAATGGGCGGAATGCAGGTCGGTTCGATCTGGGGGCACGGTTCATATGTGGCGCCCGATTGGACGGCAGATTACCTGCATCGCGAGTCGATATTTATCCTAAATTCGTGGTCGAGAAGCGAATTCGGCCGCGAATACGAATCGATCACCAGCGAGCAGCAGGCCGCCTTGCGCCAGCGTTTGCAGTATCTGATGCGAACCAATACATACGACGAGGCAACTGGCAAGATCTCGATCGACCCGCTGCGGGCGGCTGCCTTTGAAGACAATCTCGCTCATTACACAAATGTCTTTGCAAACGGCAATGCCGCATACGCGATACAACGCGGAGCTCAGGCAGATCCGGTCAAACTAAGGCATTTAACGGCGTTCTTCTTTTGGACGGCATGGGCATCAGCGGCAAATCGTCCGGACAATACGATCTCATACACCAGCAATTTTCCAGCTGAGCCGCTGGTAGGAAACGTGCCTACAAGTTCGGCCATCGTTTGGACCGGCGTTAGTGTGATCATGCTGATCGCGAGCATTGGGGCGATGGTTTGGTTCTACGCCGGATGGCGAAAAGAGGATGATCATGCTGAAACGCCCGACGACGACCCACTGATCGGCGAGACACTCACGCCATCGCAAAAAGCGACAGTCAAGTATTTCCTTGTCGTGTCGCTATTGTTTCTCTTACAGATCGTAATGGGAATAATCACGGCGCATTACGGTGTCGAGGGCGGCGGGTTTTACGGCATACCGCTTTCTGATTATTTGCCGTATGTCGTATCTAGAACCTGGCATACACAGGTCGGTATCTTTTGGATCGCTACGGCATGGCTTGCAGCCGGATTGTTCATTTCGCCTTACATCTGCGGCAAAGAGCCAAAGTATCAGAAGCTCGGCGTCGATGTGTTGTTCGTTGCACTGCTGATCGTCGTCCTCGGGTCAATGGGCGGCCAATGGATGAGCGTAATGCACAAGCTCGGTAGCGGTGACATGTGGTTCTGGTTCGGCCATCAAGGCTACGAATACGTAGATCTTGGCCGAGTATGGCAGGCGGCATTGTTCATTGGCTTATTGTTATGGCTGTTCCTGATCGGCCGCTCGGCGATACCGGCGCTCAGACGCGAGGGAACCAACAAGTCGCTCGTCTGGCTTTTTATGGGCACGACCGCCGGCATCGCCCTATTCTATGCCCCGGGGTTGTTTTGGGGAATGCGTTCACACATTACGGTCGTTGAATACTGGCGTTGGTGGGTAGTTCATCTCTGGGTCGAAGGATTTTTTGAGGTTTTTGCGACCGTGGTCATCGCCTTCCTATTCGCTAGACTGAAGGTGATCAAGGCCGAACACGCGGCCCAAGCCTCTCTGCTATCGGGCGCAATATATCTGAGCGGCGGCATCATCGGAACACTGCATCATCTGTATTTTGCGGGCACGCCGACGATTGCACTCGCATTTGGTTCTGTCTTCAGTGCACTCGAGATCGTGCCGCTCGTATTTGTAGGATACGAGGCGTTCGAGAATATCAGACATTCAAAAGTTAAGCCGTGGCTCGCTCAGTATAAATGGGTGGTCTATTTCTTCGTTGCAGTCGCGTTCTGGAATCTCGTCGGCGCAGGCATTTTTGGATTTATGATCAATCCGCCGATCGCCTTGTATTATATGCAAGGGCTCAATACGACAGCGGTCCACGCCCACGGCGCCTTGTACGGCGTTTATGGAACGCTCGGCCTGGCACTTCTGCTATTCTGCATGCGTGCGATGCAGCCTGAGCGCATCTGGAATACAAAACTGCTCGGGTTTGCGTTTTGGGCGATCAACATCGGTATGCTGATGGAAATGCTCCTCAGTCTGCTGCCGATCGGCTTGCTGCAAACCTATCAATCGGTTTCGGTCGGATATTGGTCCGCCCGCAGCCCCGAATTTATGCAGACCGATCTAATGCAAGGATTGCGATGGATGCGGATCGTCGGCGATACGGTCTTTGCGGTTGGCGCGGTCGCGTTCGTTTGGTTCGCCCTCAACCTAATGTTGACGAAGGGCAAGTACAATATAGTTGAAGACAATTAG
- the nth gene encoding endonuclease III has product MIDKKNHVAEVARRLKKLYPAARVELDHGSAFQLMIASILAAQNTDVNVNKVTPELFRKYRTPQDFVDADPAEIERDIYTCGFFRQKTKAIRAVCQRLIDDFGGELPQTMDEMLTLPGIGRKTANVVLGEAMGVAAGIVVDTHNIRLSHLLGLSNEKTAEKIERDLMQIVPKKHWIKFGQWITWHGRRVCIARRPKCGECTLADICPSRRSE; this is encoded by the coding sequence ATGATCGACAAAAAGAACCATGTTGCAGAGGTAGCGAGACGTCTGAAGAAGCTTTATCCGGCCGCACGCGTTGAGCTCGATCACGGCAGCGCGTTTCAGCTGATGATCGCGTCAATACTTGCTGCTCAAAACACCGATGTGAACGTCAACAAGGTCACGCCCGAGTTGTTCCGCAAATATCGCACGCCGCAGGATTTCGTTGATGCCGATCCGGCAGAGATCGAACGCGATATTTACACGTGTGGATTTTTTCGTCAGAAAACAAAGGCAATTCGTGCGGTCTGCCAACGGCTGATCGATGATTTTGGCGGCGAGCTGCCGCAGACCATGGACGAAATGCTCACCCTCCCCGGCATCGGCCGCAAGACCGCGAACGTCGTTCTCGGCGAGGCGATGGGTGTAGCGGCAGGCATCGTAGTGGATACTCACAACATCCGTCTTTCGCATCTGCTCGGCCTCTCGAACGAAAAGACCGCCGAAAAGATCGAACGCGACCTGATGCAGATCGTCCCGAAAAAACACTGGATCAAATTCGGCCAATGGATCACGTGGCACGGCCGCCGCGTCTGCATCGCACGCCGGCCCAAATGCGGAGAATGCACGCTCGCGGACATCTGCCCGTCGCGCCGAAGCGAATGA